One Streptococcus sp. VT 162 genomic window, ATAAAAGACAACTTCTAAATTCTTTCGATCAATTTCTCTCACATTTCCCACATTGACAAGGAAAGATTTATGGGAGCAATAAAATCGCTGGGTATGTTTGTCCTTTTCCTGAATATCTGTCATAGTTCCATAGAATTCTTTTGCAAAATTCTTCCCGATAATTCGCAGTTTATGAGAAACACCTGTGGTTTCGATATACAATATATCGTGGTAAGGGATTTTTAAATCATTTCCCTTATAGTTGTAATCAAAATAGTCTACAACATCTTCGTTTTCAAGTAGCATGCTTTTGGTATAGAAGATATTCTGCTCGATACGTTTTTTAAACAATTCATCATTGATGTCTTTATCAACGAAATCTAGGGCTGATACCTGGTATTTGTAGGTTAAGGTAGCAAATTCAGATCGACTGGTAATAAAGACAATAATAGCATAGGGATTGTGATGACGGATAAATTGTGCTACTTCAAAGCCCTTTTTCTCGATTCCATGAATATCGATATCTAGGAAATAAAGCTGGTTTACTTCATCATTTTCAATATATTCCTTAAACTCACGAACTTTTCCTGTTGTCTTATATGAAATAGGAATATTCGATTCTTCCGAGATTTCATTTAATATTCTCTCTAGTCTCACTTGATGTTCAATAACATCTTCTAAAATTAATACTTTCATTCGAATTCCCTCTTAAATCTAATAATTTGTCTGAATGTGTTGTCTTCCATCTCAGTTTCTAAGATAATGTTGTCATACTTATCTAAGATCTCTTTGACATTATTAAGTCCTAAACCTCTATTTCTTCCCTTGGTAGAAAAACCTAAGGCAAATAGATCCTCTGAAGGAGTCATAGTGATTTTGCATGAATTCTGGATAACTATAACTGTTTCAAAATCCATTTTAATGACTGCAACTTCCATTTGTTTCAAGTAACTATCTGCAGCACCTTCAACGGCATTGTTTAATAAAATGCTCATGATACGAACAAGATCAAGTAAATCTATTGACAGTCTAGTAATGATATCCTTTACTTCCAATGTAAACTCTACATCATTTTTTCGTGCATAGACAATCGATTGAGCAATTAAACTCCGTAAAGCAGAGTCTTCTATATTATTTAAATCAAAGTAAGTATATTTTTCTGATCTCAATTTCTGATTTGCTTTTACTAGGACTTCATTGTAAACCCTGTTAATTTCTTGTAAATCACCACTGTCAATCGCCATTTGCATGCTGACAAGCATCCCTGCATAGTCATGACGAAAACCTCGAATTTCATTATACAACTCCACAATTTCATCAGTATAAGTCTGTAAATGTTTTTGTTCAAATTTCTTTTGTTTTAGAGCAATCTCTTTTTCAATTTGAACCTTGTGAGAATTCATTGCAAAGAAAATCAATAACAAGCAAATAAAAACAATGGTTGATAAAATACTTCCGAAGCTATTTAAATGATGAGTTGTACTTACTATATCTGAAATAAACAATAAAATATGCAAACCAAAGAAAGCAACTATTACTTTTTTTAAAAAAGGGTACAGATAATCTTTATCAAAATATTTAATTTCC contains:
- a CDS encoding LytR family transcriptional regulator, translated to MKVLILEDVIEHQVRLERILNEISEESNIPISYKTTGKVREFKEYIENDEVNQLYFLDIDIHGIEKKGFEVAQFIRHHNPYAIIVFITSRSEFATLTYKYQVSALDFVDKDINDELFKKRIEQNIFYTKSMLLENEDVVDYFDYNYKGNDLKIPYHDILYIETTGVSHKLRIIGKNFAKEFYGTMTDIQEKDKHTQRFYCSHKSFLVNVGNVREIDRKNLEVVFYEDHRCPITRLKVRKLKDILEKKSKK
- a CDS encoding histidine kinase, encoding MDLFGLGIAIFYFLIISKSYEWICKINRKEQIVFFCYTCISVFILEEIITLVFSNSFALSKFLFPLVVYLYLRKLKKSEKYKAIFISLLLSLLYHSTHTFISVTLSSITGDEVVLHYKSTFLLVVLLMTYFSILIIIRYFHLEIKYFDKDYLYPFLKKVIVAFFGLHILLFISDIVSTTHHLNSFGSILSTIVFICLLLIFFAMNSHKVQIEKEIALKQKKFEQKHLQTYTDEIVELYNEIRGFRHDYAGMLVSMQMAIDSGDLQEINRVYNEVLVKANQKLRSEKYTYFDLNNIEDSALRSLIAQSIVYARKNDVEFTLEVKDIITRLSIDLLDLVRIMSILLNNAVEGAADSYLKQMEVAVIKMDFETVIVIQNSCKITMTPSEDLFALGFSTKGRNRGLGLNNVKEILDKYDNIILETEMEDNTFRQIIRFKREFE